gatttagtccaggatgccttggaaaaggttaaactGATTCAAGAATGActtcgcacgacgcagtctagacaaaagagttatgtcgacccgAAGGTTTGCGATAttgcttacatggtaggagagaaggtactactccgagtttctcctatgaagggctTTATGAGATttggaccttttgaaatacttaagaagattggagaggtggtttACGAACTTGCATTGCTGCCTAATTtatcgggtgttcatccagtgtttcatgtatctatgttccggaagtatgtcggagatccgtctcatgttttggattttagcacagtgcaattggatggtaatttgacttatgatgtggccggtggctattttagaccggcagattcgaaagttaagatcaaagaacatagctttagtgaaagtacCCTGGAGAGGCCAGcaagtcggagaagctacttgggagaccgagcgggagatgcagagcaaatatccacacctatttgaggccccaggtatgattctaaactcgttcgaggatgaacgtttgtttaagagggggagaatgtaacgactcggccagtcattttgagtattacaaccccgtttccccatttactgctcaaattatgctttatatttgttatatgacttgccagGGTAATTGGTACGGGTTctgtgaggttttggaatgaattggaacacttagttccaaggtttaaagcttaagttgaaattgTGACCGGATGTctacctatgtgtaaatgactttAGAATAagtttttgatgattccaatagctccgtatggtgattttggacttaggagcgtgtccgaaaaattatttggaggtctgtagtggaattaggcttgaaatggcgaaagttaaatttttggaatgtttgaccagggagttgccttttcgatatcggggtcggaatccgattctggaaatttgaataggtcctttatgtcatttatgacttgtgtgcaaaatttgaggccaatcggacgtgatttgataggttccggcatcgtttgtaaaaaattgaaatttcaaagttcattaggcttgaattggggtatgattcgtggtttttgcattgtttgacgtgatttgaaggctcgactaagttcatatgattttttaggacttgttggtgtatttggttgaagtcccgagggactcgggtgagtttcgaatgattaacggatcgaattcggacttagaagaaaatttgaaagtttctgtcatctgatgcaatcgcacctgcgaaaattggctcgcagaagcgaggatgGCAAGCATAGAAGCGGATGAGGGTGGTGAGGCAGTGGTCGTAGGTGTGGACGGGTGGTCCGCAGAAGCAGCGTCTCACCTGCGAAAGTTCAATCGCAGACGCGAAAATGAGGGGGACCACGCAGcttctcgcagaagcggacttctTGTCCGGAGAAGTGATGAAGCCGCAAAAGCGAAGGaattctcgcatctgcgagactGCAGATGCGGCTAAAAATCACGCAGAAGcggccatttttgggcatttctaGCTCGAGCTGGGCGATTTTGAGCGAGGTTCTTAcgggaattcttgaggtaagtcacttgtgattatttctactccacaataatgaattatcatcgaataatccgactagattacatatttttgaggtgtaaatcagggatttaggcctagggatttgaaaataagatttgatgatttggaggtctagttgatatcggatttggataatttttgtatggttggactcgtagttgaataggatttcatattttgtaacttttgtcgagtttcgagacgtgggccccacgggcgatgtttgagttaaatttcggattttattggaaaatttgtattttcatatgaaatttattcctataatttgtattgactgaatcaaattaattatgactagattcgagctgatcagagtcgaaaaatcgagggaaaggcattctacttgactgattgagcgtgattcgaggtaagtggcttgtctaaccctgtgtgggggaaattcccctaggatttgatattgttgtaaCGGGCTTGTGAtatatgagtgtcgtgtacgcgaggtgacgagtgcgtacacgggctaaatttggaaatatcggttcttgctgagtaatcttcttttaaattctttaactgagttgccttagtaTATGTAGTGATTATGATTAGcctagtatcacatgtctacgtgccttaactcttacttgtaatatgtgcaacatgcttagctgaattacctgctttcctcgatttgatttaaatctttaactgtaaaaTTTCTGGCTGAAAATTTGTTGTTCCTCCGATTacctgttgcatatttattttgggactacgaggcggttccttgggagattcccctgtactgcatatttattttgggactacgagacggttcctCGAGAGAACctcctatactgcatatttattttgagaatatgaggcggttcctcaggagaTCCTCCtctactgcatatttactttgggactacgaggcggtaccccgggagatcctcttgtactgcatatttactttgggactacgaggcggtacctcgggagatcctcctgtactgcatatttactttgggactacgaggcggtatctcgggagatcccctattgagcattaacttttgggactacgagatgatATCTCGGGAGCGCCCCCTGTTGCTTACCTCTGTTTGCTGTGTTGTTCACTCCTCaattatttcattatattattatatcctctgtcttaatttttctattatttccagtaggtcctgacctgacctcgtcactactctaccgaagttaggcttgacacttactgggtactgttgtggtgtactcatactacacttctgcatatccttttgtgcagattcaggtaatTCTTACCAGCCCACAtatcagtgagttacctgtgtgtaaagacttcaaggtacatcttctAGCGTCCACAAACTTCAGAGTAccccctctatccttatcattttgttttccttattttagtagactctgatgtataaagACATTAGTATTtcttttagaagcttgtgacttgtttctaCCGGTTTTGGGAGATTGTAGTTCTTTGACTTGCAGTTTTCATCTATTACAATTATTGAGATTTGAGTTTCAGACTCTTATTATGTTAtttcgcaatttgttaggcttacctagtcttagagactaggttctatcacgacatcctacggagggtgaattggggtcgtgacaacttcgACCACCTCTGGgcccaagcttttggctaattCAAGGactgtaatcatggcctcatattcgaccTCGTTGTTATTCAGTTTCACAgtcttaatagattgcctaattattttacctgttagTGGCTTTAGTATGATGCCAAGATCGAACCCTTTTGCGTTTGAAGtgccgtccgtaaagagggtccagattcctaaGGAAGTCCCTGAGATAATCAATAACTCTCTCTCGACCTTGGGTATTAAGGTCGGCAtaaagtcggccatgaagtcagccaaaatttgggacttaatGGCGGTTcagggtcgatattcaatatcgtaacCACTTACTTCCACGACCTATTTGTCCAATCATCCcgagagttcgggcttatgcatcACGCTCCTTAACGGGTAAGTTGTTACGACACATATGAGGTGACATTGGATGTATGGTTTTACTTTCCCGGAGGCGCTTAGAAAGGTGAGCGCCAGTTTTTCTatgtgagggtacctagtttcggcctcacctaaggtcctactaacataataaatcggaAATTGCATTCCTCGTTCCTCCCGAATTAGGACTCCACTAACCGCTATCTCCGAGAACTCCAAGTACAAGTACATTTGTTTGTTTGTCTTTggtgtgtgaagcagtggtgggctcgataaatATCTTTTGAGCTCCCCCTGAGCTAGTTGACATCCAggagtccatgagaagttattcttctttttcaacagtGCGAAGAATCAGAGGCTCTTGTCGGACGACCTCGAGATAAATCGCCCCAgagcggctatgcgcccggttagcctttgcATGACCTTTACATTGTCTACGATCGTGATATcttctatggctttgatcttgttggggttgatctcgattcctcggttggataccatgaacccgggGAATTTACCCGATCCAACTCCGAACGCACACTTTTCTGgtttcagcttcatattgtacctcttcaatatgctgaaggtttcctgcaaatattttaAGTGGTCCTCTACTCGctgggacttaaccaacatatcgtcaatgtaaacttctatcgattttcctatttgttcttcgaacatccgatttactaagcgttggtatatggcactaatattttttaatccaaatggtaCTATATTATAATAGTAtgtgccgtatttagtgatgaaaaaGGTTTTTTCTTGATCACCtgggtccatccgtatttggttatACCCAGAATAGgtatcgagaaaactgaggatctcgtggccagccgtggTATCAATTATACactcgatgttgggcaaaggaaaagagtcttcggggcatgctttattcaaatctttgtaaTTTACACACATTTTtagtttattcccctttttagtgactaccactacgtttgctaaccaattcgggtatttaacctcccgaatggaccttatttttaggagtttagatacctcgtccttgatgaaagcatgtttgacctcggactggggcatCCTCTTCTGCTTGACTAGATTGATTTTCGGGTCCAGGCTTagtttgtgagtggttatctccggtgggatacctgtcatatcaaggtgggaccaagcgaaacaatctatacTAGTtacaagaaattgaataagttttttcttgagatcgggagttaaccccgtgcccaggtatatcTTCCGGTCGGGCAGATGCTCGACCAATATAACCCATTCCAGCTCTTTGACCGTCGATTTGGTTGCGTCAGAGTCATCATGGATTATAAAAGATCGGGGAACCCCGTAATCATCGTCTTCATAAGTCCCCTGCTCATCCGATTAGGTCATGGCCGGTGTCAGTGACTGCTATTTGGCTTCTTGATTTGCGCTCGAATTCGGTTCCTTTGATGTTGCGAGTATTGATATTGGAATCACTTCTTCGACTGTTAACATCtcttttgcggccggttgttccccgtagattGTCTTAATCCCCTccggagttgggaattttaacacttgaCGAAGAGTtgagggcactgccctcatgtcaTGGATACATGGCCTTCCGAgaaaggcgttgtacctcatttctccttcgatcacataaaacttggccTCTCATCTGGTTCTTGTGATATTGACCTGTAACTTTATCTCCTCCTTAGTGGTTTCAtatgccatattgaacccgtttagaaTTCGGGCTGCAAGTACGATTTTGTCTCGTAGACTGAGTTGTTCCAAGACCCTGGATCGAATGATGtcggccgagctacctggatcaatcaacacacgtttaattcaagttttatttatgagtacagatactaccagtgcatcattgtgaggctgTATGATCTCTTCCTCATCCTCATCGCtgaaagataaagttccttcCGATATGTAGACTCGAGTTCGTTTATCCCTaatgatggatactttggtgcattTCAACATCGGCCCTTGTGGGATAtcgactccaccgatgatcatatttaTGACATGTTGAGGTTTGGTATCTTCTTGTTCTGTCTGTTTGTTATAATCCATATTCCTAAAGTGGTTCTTGgttcggtcgctcaagaattcttgaatgtgcccattgttgaataaacgggctacttcctctctcacctgtcgacaatcttccgttctatgaccgtgagtgttatgatatttgcacatctagTTAGGGTCCCTTTGAGTTGGATTGgattgtagaggtcgaggtcgtttGGTATCATTGATGTGCCCGATAGCTGATACGATGGCGGCAACAtcaacattaaagttgtattttgatagcctcggcgcttctttaggcccgatggaCATGTCAAAGATGTTGTTGGTCATGAGCCCCCGATTACTTCGACCTTGATCAATTCTCCTTTCGTTTCATACGGGGTTACGTACGGACCCACTCCTCCTCCGATCTCCATTATATGGTAGATATCGGTccttgtttgatcttagttcacgatcgatgtctctcttgactaTGTCTAGGGTTTTGACGGGATATACAGGCTCCGAATGGACCCCGagttggtcatcttcgactctgatttttgattgataccggttatgtaCATCTGCCCAGGTAACGGTAGGGTATTCTATCAGATTCTGCTTTAGGTTatgtgaagccaccgagcttcgaatattgagtccctgagtgaaagcttgaacaacccaatcatcagcgactggcggcaggtccattcgttccatttggaaacgggacacgaattctctgagcatctcgttatccttctgtttaactttgaaaaggtctgatttcttggtctcgaccttgatggcaacagaatgtgctttcacgaaggagtctgcaagcatagaaaataAATCGGTCTCACGAGGGAGTCTGCAAGTATAGCATGTGATACTATGTCATAActccttttgacaaggtctcCCCAAATGTTTTCAGTAGAACTGACTCGATCTCGTcttcttccaagtcgttcccttttaTGGCATACGTGTAAGGggttacatgctcgtttggatcGATCGTTCCGTTATACTTAGGTATTTCAGGCATACGGAATTTCTTGGGGATTGTCTTTGgagccgcgctcggaggaaaaggttctTGCACGAACTTTTTGGAATCTAGTCCTTTTAATATCggaggtgctcctgggatttgatctaccctggaattgtaggtttccacctttttattGTTCGCTTCGATTTTCTTTCCCCTGATTCTATCCGCCATGTtagctcctcgagcatctttagaATCTCGGGATTAGTACTCGATCattgttcatttgaccttactacgaCTGGTTCATTTCTATGGGTGACTTCACGGGGCAGATCAGGTTCAACCCTGTTCGACATCTGgctttggctctgcaactgagctatcgcaaCATGTTGATCTTGCAGCATTTTGAAGATCATCCTTAGGCTGATCCCATCATCTTCATTGTTTTGTGTGTTTCAAGCTGCCGATCGAGACCCACCACAGATGCAATTTTTGGGGTCGGTAGGCAAGTTGGCGTCGATAACCACACGTGAATTAACATCAATCGGATCTTCGATCGAAATTCCAACGGGACCAGCGGGTGGCCCTACGTTACCGGGCGCTATGTTGTTATTCTCACCCTGATGACCTAACTCGTTGTTGATATGCATGGGTTctaattgagagtttgacatttttatcatgaaatcaaagacacttcaaagagcaagcgtaaagtagtgtgtgttatggagatttgtatcaaataaccactattatccttagccccaacggtgggcgccaaactgtttaccctcaaaatcggataataattgaatttgttAGTGGTTATAAGGACATgtggattaacttgatacaaagcgataaattagattgcaattaaaataaatgacGGTAAAATAACTGAAAACCGcaggaattggatgattttagcTTGAGAATGCAAGCCACTCATGAGTTGAATGCGCTTTTATTGACAGAAAAATATCGAAGAGTAGGAGCTTGGAGAATATATTGCTTATCAGTATATGTTACAATGTCCTTCATGGATTGtcaagtcccctttatatattgaGGGAGACCTACCCTTTAGGGTACTATTTAATTGTACTATAAAAAATATAAGTCCTTGATTTTGAAGACCGTTGGTTCCCTTTTTGACTAATTCTGTGATTTCTGCCATAATGATTGCTTAGTGACAAGAATCATGGACCCTTGTCGGATGAGTTGGCAGAGCTTACTTCGAGACCGTTAGAAACATGATCGGTTAAGCCTTCGGCAGACTCGAGGGCAAATATGATAATCTCGATAGCTAGTTTTGATGATGCTTTGTGCCCTATCTTGAATATTATATTCCGTCTTCGGCTGACCATGTTGGATGTTAGATCGAACCTCAGACTTCGATTTTTACTCTATTACAGATGTACCGAACTTGACCCTCCGTTTCTCCAGCTCGATCGAATACCGAGCTCGGTTTTACCCTACACAGTTATATTGTCACTTAGCCAAGATCATCATATTATGTCTCCTTGATCGTTTATATAGTTCTGCTGACTATTTCGACTTTAATATGTTTTAGCATGTTAGTTATCATTTTTATCTAGTTACAATTTACTTAATACTTCTCATAGCAATTTACATGTAATTATGTTATAAGTGATCTGATTTTGTGaatatttttatatcaatcacTACAGAACTTAAGCTGTATATGTACGTGAAAATTATGCACGTGGCTGAATTATTATCAATTATCACACCGAACAAAAAATAACAGTAAAATTACTGATGTAGCTTTGTTAAAGCTCAAATTAAAGCACGCATTTCATAATTTCTAAGAACTTTTTTCGTTGAACCGTGAATGCCCCTATTTATCACCATGAATTTTCCAAGTTGATTCTGAAAGTTTGTGCCATAACCCTAATAAATAACTCATCATTTTCGTTAGCCAACATTTTATACAGTTTGTTTCTTCTACATGGTATCAAACTATCAATTCCTTTATAACAAAACAAGGAATGAATAAATTGATAATCTCTCAGCGGGAAAATGTGGATTACTTTTCTGATGATGATCAAGAAAATTAAAGAGCTCATTTAACATATAGACAACGTTCATAATCAGATTGTACCGTGCTTTTGTGAGGGTTTGGCCTAGTCCCCTTCGCTTTTAAATTTGTTCCTTCTTTTGGGATTTTCATCAATAAAATACAGCCACTCATTGTTGGttcttgttttaaaaaatattgtgGAGACTCCATGGATAAATACTCTACAGAGAAGACACACTAATGACGTATAAACACGAATATCTCCAGACAATATAGAAAGGATTGCTTGAAAAATTGTACAATGGGACAGCTATTGATGCTAAATTTAAGCTGACTCTAAGAACGTTCAAGCAACTAGCAGATGCAATTTTTAAGTCAACTCCGATATTTATGGAAAAAGAGTAAGATCATTggtactcaaaaagaaaaaaagagaatgcATTAAATTTTTGATCTGTCAAAAAGGTGAggagtattttttattttaaaataaaagagaggaagaagcagTGGAAATATTTTGTAAATACAGAAAATGGATCGTTGTGTCCTTCAAAAAGTCATAGCTATAAAATAGAAATATATCCACGAGCTTCACgtcattttgtttaattataaagaaaaagaagtcaaCTCCAAGTTAGGTGGAGGTGGGGGAGTGGGAATAAGACAGAAAACCAAAGTTGTTATTGTTCTCATAAATTATTCAATTGGCATAATACATGAATAGGGGCAAATTCCAAATTTGGGTGTGGACAAGTAACCATCTCAACTTCTCTATACTTTGTCGGTTTAACACTTTAACTTATCAAATGATCTTCTAGACACCTTCAGAATTTATATGTCACGTTAGTGCCATATCAGCGTTAGTGTTTATATATTCAACTTTATACAAGTTGAGATGTCTATTTGTGCACTTCCAAAATTGAAGGGTATACTTGCCGGCTGAAGCCAAATTTATGGGCATGTTTATGTATTTTGCCTGTTCAATTCTGACAAAGTTGGCATATGGCTGGCTACTCATAATTATTTAAGTCAAACAAAGTTAATTAAAACCCACGTTTGTCCCACATCCTTTAATTTAAATCCATATCTTTCTCTTCAGAAGTGGAAATGCAAAAATTTACGTCAACCAGTAGCGTGGTTATGGCTATTTACGCGGCAGAGGCCATGGTTGGCATACTAGTTTTTCTTGAAATTCAACGCTTCAATTTAATAACAAAATTACTCACAATCATTGCTTCTTTAGTCTTTGCtctaatatattttttaatttttataaactTCCCTTGtgaaacataagaaaattattaatacTGCTGTAATTACTATGTTGATTCTTCATTTAAGTTAACTTATTGTTTGTGTGGGGCCACTTCTCAATTATATATAGCAGGCTACACTTCTCACTTCTCATCACTGCAACAGGTCCAAAAATCCAAACCTTCGGAGAAGAAAAGCATTTCAGCTTGAGTAACAGAATACTCCAATTTAATATCCAAATCTCTAGAAAACAAATATGGAACATCCAGGATTAAGCACCAATATGAGGAGAATCCTCCTGCTGATTAGCTGCTTAATACTCGCTGTTGGCATATGTGGTGGTCCTCTAATGATGCGTCTATATTATGTTGAGGGAGGTTCAAGAATATGGCTTAGTAGTTGGTTACAAACTGGTGGATGGCCACTCACCCTTATACCTCTTGCCATCCTATACTATTATCGTCGAAAAACCGAAGGCTCAAACGCCAAGTTTTACTTGATGACACCCCGAATTTTTATTGCATCATTTGTTATTGGCGTTGCCACTGGTCTTGATGATTTTCTCTATTCGTGGGGCGGGTCAAAACTCCCCGTATCAACCTCTTCACTTCTTCTTGCTGCTCAACTTGCCTTCACGGCAGTAGGTGCTTTCTTCATAGTGAAGTTGAAGTTATCACCCTTCTCTATCAATGCAGTGGTTTTACTAACAGTTGGTGCTGTTTTATTGGGTATTCGATCTAATGGTGATCGACCAGAGGGCGTGACAAGTAAAGAAtatattattggttttatgatGACACTTCTAGCAGCAGCTTTGTACGGAGTCATTTTGCCTTGTATTGAGTTGATTTACATGAAGGCAAAACAAGCTATTACTTCTACGTTAGTATTGGAGATTCAGATGATCATGAGTTTTGCTGCTACTGCCTTTTGCACTGTAGGAATGATCGCCAATAAAGACTTTCAGGTATTTTTTTCTTCCATTGTAACTCATTTCTACACATGCATTTTATTCGCTCTGTTGTAGTTTATGTGACACTATTATTTCCGGGATTAAATTTTTTGCATCGtcaagtaatatttttttatatataattaagTCATTTATGAGATAATTATAGTTAGTTTTTATGATACATTAATTGTAACCTCATAAAAATAGCAATTGACGCGTCATCACAAGCTACACTACATTAATATTGTATGAGAACTTTACATTGTAAACGTGTAAATAACTTAAATCTTTAAGAACTTTACACTGTAAGTGTGTTAATGACTTTAAATCTTTTCCTTATTAGTTTGGTTCAAATAAAATGACATGTTTCTACTTTAGGAaagtatttaaatttaaaattctaaTTTAACTTCAATAAGAAGCTTTTATTGGCATACAGTGTTATGACACATTAAAATCATAAGTTTGAAATGTTGGACATAAACATATCACTAAAGTTTGTGGCTCTAAGACCTTTCTGATCTTTGTTTcttaatatttgtgtggttataaaatattttcattaagaataaaataaaaagttttaattaaattattttcaattttaCAAATGTGATATTCTTTTAAActattccctccgtttcaatttagatgatgtGGTTTGATTCGATACGGAgtttaaaaaaaacatatttgaaacttgtgatcttaaaaacttaaggggtaaaagttttgtggggccatgatatttgtgtggttataaaaacttctcattaagggtaaaataggtaaaatgaagagtttaaagttgaattatttccaaatttagaaatgtgtcatttattttggaacagactaaaaaggaaagtaccctatctaatttgaaacggagagagtaactaataagaaaatagtGTCATTCTTTTAAGGAAAAAGGGattacaaattttattttagcTATAGAGGATCTCTTTAAATGTCAAAGATTAAGATATTGCTCGAAATTTGCAGGCAATGTCAAGGGAGGCAAAACAATTTAACGTCGGAGAAGCTAGATATTATACAGTTATAGTATGCACTGCCGCTATTTGGCAGTGCTTCTTCGTGGGTATTATTGGAGTTATCTACTGCTCTTCTTCTTTGATGTCTGGGGTTATGATTGCAGTTTTGCTCCCCGTTACTGAGGTATTAGCTGTAATTTTCTTTAAGGAAAATTTTTCAGGTGAAAAGGGTCTTgctcttttcctttctctttggGGTTTCGTCTCATACTTCTATGGAGAGTTCAGACAaacaaagaagcagaagaatACAAGTCCAGAAGCTGAGATGACAATTACGACACATACTGAATCTGTTTGATTTACTATTCATGGTTATAAGGATAactagtttttattttttgtacaAAATAATGTACGTCGTTTTCCTTTCATTGCTACTTTCATTATGTTTGTGAAAAGGGTCTCTCTCTTTGAAATTTCTGATGTTGCTCTTAAATCCGTAATACAACACTTGAAATATTTGCAGTTTCTAGTAAATGCTCATTTTGCATGTCTAATTCAAcgttacaattcatgaaatcacagtttaataataataattaaagaaTATGAGAGTTTCATGGTCACCGCTATTACTTGctaatatttttcatatttttaaaggTACTCAACCATTAGTTACTCTCTCCGTTCCAAAATACTTATCATTTTTCGTTTATCGAGATTCAAATTTCATGAACTTCGATCAATATTTGAATATGTATTATTCAACGATATTTACATGAGAAAAATTACATATTATAGTGCTTTTATATAGTGTTTGAATATtcaaattttacttttaaaatattaaattaatctAATCAAATTTAACTACAAAGATTAGTCAAATTAACAAGTATTTTGGGACCGAGAGAAGGTCAACTTTCATCTAGGTGTTGTGAAAGAAAATATCTACGAGTTGTATATCGTGATTCGTGAACATAATCAGTTATGTGTATCTTTCCGATGGCCTAACTTTCAAAGTTAAATAAGTATGTTTCCGTTTTGACAAAGGCACTTctaatttttcaaaactttgactaAACAAGTTACAAATGGACAAGACAAAGCCAACTAGACCACATGAGACCCTAAACACAGAAATAATTTTACGTTTAATATAGACCAAActggaaaaaaggaaaacaaaaacgtCCCAAATTTCACATCaaacttcctttttttcttccgATAGTCACTTGTTggtttattataatattttttcaatATCTCTTCCATCTTAGAAAGCAACGTT
This DNA window, taken from Nicotiana tabacum cultivar K326 chromosome 15, ASM71507v2, whole genome shotgun sequence, encodes the following:
- the LOC107829142 gene encoding purine permease 1-like, encoding MEHPGLSTNMRRILLLISCLILAVGICGGPLMMRLYYVEGGSRIWLSSWLQTGGWPLTLIPLAILYYYRRKTEGSNAKFYLMTPRIFIASFVIGVATGLDDFLYSWGGSKLPVSTSSLLLAAQLAFTAVGAFFIVKLKLSPFSINAVVLLTVGAVLLGIRSNGDRPEGVTSKEYIIGFMMTLLAAALYGVILPCIELIYMKAKQAITSTLVLEIQMIMSFAATAFCTVGMIANKDFQAMSREAKQFNVGEARYYTVIVCTAAIWQCFFVGIIGVIYCSSSLMSGVMIAVLLPVTEVLAVIFFKENFSGEKGLALFLSLWGFVSYFYGEFRQTKKQKNTSPEAEMTITTHTESV